Sequence from the Candoia aspera isolate rCanAsp1 chromosome 7, rCanAsp1.hap2, whole genome shotgun sequence genome:
catctgtctccctcctttctttctttctttctttctctcattctctcattctctctctctctccctttttccctttcctcccccgCCCTCCACCTGCCACCGTCATCCTCCAAAGCTATGGCCGCAGAAGAAGTCTTGGAGACTGTGGACCACTATAAATCCGAGATTGTGCGGCTGACCAGAGAGCTGACAGAGACGACCCATGAAAAGATCCAAGCAGCTGAATATGGGTTGGTGGTCTTGGAAGAGAAGCTCACCCTTAAGCAGCAGTATGATGAGCTAGAAGCCGAATATGAtgtcctcaagcaggagctggagCAGCTGAGGGAGGTGAGTTGGCTTGGAAAACTGGCTGCTGTCATCATTCATGCCCCCCCATCTCAATAcgttaccatttttctttctttttctctcgaCTCCTGCTTGGCTTCCTTAAAATCCTTCcctaaaggaaaaggaaggaaaacaccCTTCAGATCTCTTTGCTTAGTGATATTTTCTGAACCGTTTTCATCTGAAAAGAAGTGTATTGTAGGCCAAATGTAGTTTTGGATCTGGATCTGTGAATATGATAAGACTAAAATGGCAAGATGTGATTTATAGATACAAGGATGAGCACTGATCAAAGAAGATGCTTAAAAGTTATTAGGGATCTGATATTTTAAATCTATCGCTGATCAAAATCTGGCAATACATGCATTGCTTAACTATGTATAGACACAACTTTTGTTTTTTTGATATTTGATGTAAACATATATTGCACTGAGTGGCTTGGCTCCTATTAAGAAAAGGACATTGAAAGAGACACGAccaactttgtattttttttaatccaacaactctttattgtatttgtttacaTCCTCTTATAATTTACTTGTCAATGGCATCCAATGTTaacatctctttctgttcatAAAGATATATTTGATCAGGGGCAATCAAATCTGCCTGATCTAGCACAAACATTTGTAATGATAAGAAAATCTAATATGTATCTAATCTGTGCATGTCATTGAgcaatctgtattttttctttgtatattttggAAAAGGTACAACCTAAGATTTATAATCTCATAATGCAGATCGCAGATAGATATTTATGATGAAATAATCAAATGGTAAATTCTAAAGaatgttcatatttatttatgttcatcTATTTTACAAATAATAGAAGCTTAAAGGTGAACTCCTATATGCACTAATATGGGAGTAAGCATAACAACATATAATACCAAATATATGTGCTCAATTGTGAGAGAAATCTCCACAGAAAACAAAAGTGGTAACTGAAATGGCTGATTTCTTCCCTAAATATTATCTGGTGTGTGGACTGTAGTGAAAACTTGACCTTGTTTCCCTCATACCTTCTGGGTCCTGCTTCTGGAAGTTAGAAGAAATTTCTGTTTATATCTGTTACCCAttagatatgttggactacaactctcataatTCCCATTGAGGATAGTGAACTTGTTGAAGAAAGATGACTAGGAATACACATCTATGCAATGAAGCCTGCCTAGATGGCAGCACTTAGCCAaccatggctgatcttgaaaacttATCAGGATTGGATCCgattagtacttgggtgggagaccacctGGAAATACTAGGATGATAAGTtaaactggaagttgaaaaacattttgcATGTGGTCAGTGGAAATGACTTCtccattgttgccaagaaaactacatgaatgtggCCATGAAATCATCATGAGTTGAGTtagacttgaaggagactttatgaAATGAAAGTGAAATAGAGGTCAGTTGCAACTGCAGCCATGAAATGTATTTATGTAGTATGATATCAAAGGATGGTTTTGTGCACAATTGATGGCAGAATGTGATCTGGATGAGATAAGGATCAGTAGATGAGATAAGGATAAGTCCTACCACTGGGCATATGGTAGCTACAGGGAAAAACAAGGCACTGCTGAATAGCCACAGCTTCATCAGGAGCAAAAGAATGACTAGGCAGCTTGTCCATAGAGGTGGATGATATATATTAATAAACCAGGAggtgaggaaaaaggaagatCATTTCCAGTGGCAACCTGAGTATGTGGGTAATGAAAAAACTTCTAATTGCATGGAAAAGAGGTAAATCCAATGTGTTCACTTACAGCATTTTTACACTATTGACATACTATGGCATAGCTATAGTGATACATAATTTGTTTTCATTAATGATATATCACCAAATGATGCTTGGATGACATTATATAAGGAGGTCCCAttgcccatttttttaaaaatggcagtggTAATTTTATAAGACTCTCTTACACATAATTCtcaatattttcataaaataGCAATTTCTGATATTGAAATCCATGGTagctaaataatttatataaataagaaAGATCAACTAACATTTTGCTTAAAACATGCTCACAATCAAGCAACATGCATTGGTTCAGTGCAAGTGTAAAAGAAAAGTTAGCGAGCCTATTTTGTAAAGTGACACttatatttcttctaaaatatttgctccaaacatgactgcattgcttaaaaataaaacaaagtgttTTCGTCACATCTTTGTGTAAATCCCATGAAGACACAGTTAGATTTACTCAACTGATTTGATTAAGGCTCATATGATTCATAAGATTTCTTTAAGCAAGTGATAGCCTTATTTGTACATGTTACAAAGAACAATGggctatttttagtttaacagaTTATATCCGAAATATAACCAATTAAAATCAGATTGAATTAATACCTTGATAAGCCTTATCAGTTTTGGAAATGATATTCTAATTGGATTTACCCTGCGATAATCCAGTCTTAGCACTGTGTCTATACAATGCATGTTTTATAGAGATACACAAGGCAGTATATATATTGCCTTGTAAGTAAATCGTTTAAGGAGAATTTGCATGGCTTACTGGTTTTCTACTGCACATAGGTTTTCTACTGGATGAAATACCTCTGAATCTATAACACATTTTTTTTGCAGGTTTGCTCAGCTGCCTCATGAATTGCTCCTGACTATctttgcatgtgtatgtatgcacagCCACATCACACACCCTGCAGAGGCAGCCAGAAGTAACTTAGGAAGCAGCTGCATTAACCAGAAAAAAAGACGCAGCTTGCTTTTATTGAAGGAAGAGATGTAATTCTGGCACTGTTGtcatatgtttgtttatttatttataaataagtttAATAAGACCAGCCAACTCacacagtgtgactctgggtggcgtacagcataaaaaaaatgaacaataaaccaaaagaaaaaccCCACCATATAAATTAAACATATACAATTATAAAATGGCTACCAAGCAAATAACAGAGCAAGCAGAAGGAGACTCTCATTCAACTGGCCCCTAATGTCAGGTCTTAACAGCTTTCGTAAAGGTGACCTGAGTTGGAGCCTGtcatatatgggggggggggatccttcCAGAAAAAAGGGGAAACCCCAGAAGAGGCAGGCTTCCTAGGTCCATAAGGTAACAAGATttaacaggaggaactggagcatGCTATCCATATGCTATCAGCTAATTTTAAGAAGATGAAAATAGGTGAAATAGCTGGACCTACAGAGCCTTCCTAGGTTCACAGAatttacagttttaaaagaaattttaaaacaaatcaatattTCCATTCTATCtttgcaagaaaatattttttcacatgTCACTTTACTAATTGGAAATTTCAAACAAAGGTTTATTCTTTGTGTTTTATAAACTTGTACCTTGGGCACTTTAAATGAATTTAGAATCCTTGTTTTATGGCAGATGTGCCTGGAAACATAAGAACATTTTAGTGTTAAAAGTTTATCTACTGAAAAAATCAGCAGACATGAGTCCTATTGAAcctttccaaaaggaaaaaaatctcgcCCCTggcaattttctttcttcctgaagTCTTCCCCTTTTGCTTCACTTACTGGACAATCCTCTCTCAATACATTTTTCCTAGATAAGTTTCTTCCCTTCACCTTCTACATTCTTGCctctatttatttgtatatttatagcCCATCATGagcatttttgtttcttcttggaTCTCTTTCTTCCTTGAGGCTGCATTCTTAAGCCCCAGTGAATTCAACAGGACTTCATTTTGCATAGACATATCTAGGTTTGTGCAAGTTTTTGCTTTCTGGGAAGGGCAGAGCaaagggctgctgctgctgctgcatcagCATCTATATCACTCCACATGTGATAGAGAGCACTCCACCTTGTTGGGCACACCGTGGCTTGCTGATTGAGCCTAGACCCAGTGAACATCTCTTCTTATGCTTAGCGATTGCAATTTAGCCTTGGTACAATGAAGTCCTCAACTTTATTGCCATTCTTTTTTTGATCTCTGATCAACATCTGACTCAGCAGTGCCAACACACTCATGTCATGTCAGTGTTGTGTGGGgaaattttaatcttttatctcactcacacagacacacacactgcccacagtcagtcagtcactccctccctccctccctccctcacaggcTTTTAGTGATTATATTTAGGCAAAGTTCttaataaaatatatgcattgaATAAACAAGACAGCCACCATAGCCTGCATAGCAAGATAAACTCTAGTTAACCTCCaggatataggtaaaggtaaaggtttcccttgacatgaagtccagtcgtgtctgactctagggggcggtgctcatctctgtctcaaagccaaagagccagcgtttgtccatagacacttccgtggtcatgtggccggcatgactacacagaacgctgttacctgcccgccaaagcggtacctattaatctactcacatctgcatgttttcgaactgctaggttggcaggagctgggactagcaacgggagctcaccccatcacgcggattcaaaccgccgaccttccgatcggcaagctcagcagctcagtggtttaacccgcagcgccaccgtgtccctccaAGGATATAGACCCACTCCCTAAACCACAACTTCAGTTAGAAATGATTAAGCAGGGAGAATGCACAAGCCACATGCTGTGATAAGGAACGTCCAAGTTACTCAAATCTGCATATGTTTTAAATGTAAAACCACCAAGCCATGTATGTTAAACTATATGTTAACCAGcttatggatatggatatggatatggatatggatatggatatggagatatatatatatatatatatatatatatgatatccatatacacacacacacttacttacCTACCTGCTTACTTTTCTTTGTTCAGGACACTTTGACAGATGTGCCTCAAAGATCATAGTGTAATGAAGTTTATTATAATCTGTTCAGCATGTTACCCATTTCCAACTTTTTTCGTCCTCTGGCACTTCAGTGTCCTGAGTGATCTCCCCTATTGATGTAATAGGGGAGATCACTCAGTAAGGACAGTAATACTGTCCTTGTATAAGGGTCTCCACACTCTCCACCTTTGGCCTGACATAGCAGACTATAGGATAATTTTGAAGCAAGACTGCTGGTCACCAGTACAGAACAAGTTTATGGCTGTAGGAAAAACACTGTAGAACATTTAATTCCAGCAAAGTTATGTCAGTTTTAAGACAACTCAAGTTGAAAGGACATGAAAATGTACATGGAATCAAATAATTTGGGATGAAAAACataatttttcttttgattttttaaaaaatcctgccttAACTACTGTAGAgtcataatttctttttaaaaaggtagtcctcactttatgaaaataattgggactggcaactccatcgttaagtgatgcggtcataaagtgaaaaatcacatgattgtgccgacttacaatggcagtcCCAGCAACTTCGAGGACTGAAGACTCAAAGTCTTCAAAATAGGGTAAGATTTATGACTGGGAGCAAAATCATGCAGTAATTCTGCCAGTTTCGGTTAGAAAATACTGTATTGTCAACTGCTTTTGTGTGCTATTTTCAAAGCGATGTCCTAAAACTGAATTACATAAGAGGAAAGTGAGTcgtatacagtattttttttaaagtcctaaaCATAGTTAAAAGAATTCAGAATACCTTATGAAGATGATTTTGAATATAAGATTACATGTGAATATACATCAAGTCACATACCAGGAGGTTTGTGTGAATAAACGTCTAAATGCCTTTAGGGTAAAGCATCTACAGCAAATGGCAGCCACTAGCTGACCTTGCTTCATAAAAaagatcagacctggttaattcTTGGGTGGGTGGCTACCAGCAGTTCAAGGGCTAGAGGTCTGTAATATTTGGATCTGAAGCAGGGAAGGATGGCAGATTTTCTTTACCTGCCACTTCTTTAAGAAGCAGCTGATAGGTGCAGAGAGGGTGCTCATGCTGGATTCAAAGCATCAGGCTTCCCTCAGGGGACAGTGTAAACAAACTCTTCACAAATAGATTACCAAGGACACAACCTCAACTGGccagtcagtcattttattttgatAATTGACCAGCAAAACAGATGTTTGAAAAAAGAGTCACATGTAACTCGTTGAATATCAGCGCAGCCTATACAGCACAGAAATAGATTAGATTAGAATAAAACaagctataaaatcatataacaatacaaGTAAAATTGTGAGTTTAAGAATTTTgggcataaaaattaatatagtcAGGCATTATGCAATTTAAATAATAAGGCAATTAAATGATTGTTTAGAATATCAGAATGGTAAAATTCCCGATCTAAAGTACAGAGCCATTATAAAGCTAAAAATTGTGGAAAAAattgtaatattaatattatatctaGAGAAAATGCAATGATGTAGTGTATAAGGACAACCTCAGCTAGTTAAGTTTGCGGTAGAAAAGATACGAAGCAATTACAAAAGAGTTTCTGTGActgctgtatatttatttatttattatttattattccaatttatatcgcCGCCCgtctccccctaaaaagggggactctgggcggtttacaggaaaattaaccatttaaaacatGAACATATATGAAATATGAGCCCTACTTATAATGAAATCAAGATTCAAAATGTGTACCATCTCAGTCATACGATGGGCCAGATGCCTCTCTCTTTTGGACAGGAGGCCAGATTTCCATCTGTCTCTTGTTCTGGGAATAGTGATAGGTTGTATACTTTTGACCACGTGAAAATGCACTCTCACACCAAACACCCCTACTTGCTTCAGATTCTAATACTGTGCACCAATACTCAGGGCCATAGCTCAGAGTGGGATGTATTTGAAAACATCTATGAAGAAGGCAATGACCCTGTGTCCATGTTGTCACTGGGTGTTGACTTTGGGTACAGCATGTCAGCAACTTAATATCTAATCATCTGCCATAGTGAGCACATACAACCTTCCTCTGAGAGTATCTGCCCGTCCTTCCAGATCAGATAGGGTAAGCATGCCTgagatcccttccctgaaatcttgccatctagtgggaccaccgaaatgtgccttttccatggctgcccctaccttacggaacaccctccccctggtgattcagcaggcccccacccATTTAGCCTTttagaaggccatcaagacctggctttttacctaGGCACTGGGGTAGAGTGAGGATGTCTGGAGCTGGTTATGGGGCATTCCAAAGGGATGACTGAGgtgcagggttttgttttgtttttgtggttttgtgttttttatagttctaggttttattgttgttgtgagccacccagagttgtgtttttagatagatggccatacaaatcttttaaataaaataaaataaaataaaataaaaaaataaataaaaataaataaatacatacatacatatttatgaCAGTGGAACTGTTGAAAATATCATAGCATTGGAATGggagaaatattatttaaatattttttaacagACAATCAGAATAATGCCTTCTTGATTGGTAACTATGAAATTACAGTAGGATTCTAGATTCTAAAAATTCCTTAAAATGTTGGGATACTGGAGGTCTTCCGATTGTGGTTTGATTTAATTGGTGATAATACAGTAGTAGGTAAATGCCTCCCTCTTTCCACTGTCCAATCTACAGAAGTTTTCAGAAGATGCTAATTAACTAGAATATGAAATTGAGTGAGTTTCATAAATTCCATTTAATGCTATATATGAAGGGATAATTTCAAAACTCTAGATATATTTGAATTCATGAAACTTCATACTATATTTTTAAGGTCTTttgctcagcccaacccaactcacaaagttgctgttgtggggaaaataggtggcaggagtattaggtatgtttgctgccttgagttgaccaatatataaaaaaggctagataaaaatatataacaacaacaagataTTTTAAGGAATACAAAGTAATTCAGACTCATCTTTGACAGATTGCAGTAATGGAGTGAAGCTCATCCTGAAAAGGACTTTACCTTTACTTGCTACTGAGTGACTTCGTTTGTAATGATTAATTTAGGAAATAATCAGAGGTAGTTAAAATAAaggaacaacatttatttaaataaatgtttacatttctctctttccttttgagAAATAAAACTTACTATCAATGTTTTGCTGtcaagtttcatttatttttaagagtTATTTGTAAGCTCTTAAAAGGATTATTTGTTGATAGAAGCATCAACAAAAGCCTTGGGGCACTCACTAATACAGCAGATATTTCCTTCCCATTCCACCTTCTCATACACTCTCCAGATTTATTGTGATAAATTGTGAAACTTTCCCAAGCAGATATGTGGTATGCTCTAGATAGTAACAGAGGGGACAGCAGAGTGAATGGCATGATTAGAAGTGCATTCATGTACTGTTGGATACGGATACAGTTCTAAGAGAAGTATTTTGTATGCATAAAGTTTATCCTTCATTGATCAGATATTGATTTAAAGGGAAAGTACAAATTATAGGGACAACAGGACATTTCTATGCaaattgactatgtgccatcaagtcaatatcAACTCTCATCAGCCATATAGAtagaccttttccaggatgatctgttccagCCTAGCCCTTCAAGTCTTTTAACAGTGTATCTATTGCttctgtaattgaatccatccctATTGCTGCTGGTTTGCCCAGTTCTtcttctcccctttccttccatgtttcccaGTATTATAGACTTTTCAAGGAACCTGGGATTTTGCCTAATATGTCTAAGAtgtgataatttgagtctggtcatttgtgatTCTATGATCCGTTTGCTTGCTTTCTTAGCTacccatggcattctcaggaatcttctccaaagttcaaaaacatcaatgttctttcttcctgcttcttcagagtccaacttctgcttccatagagtgttacagtgaaaatcattgcctgcatgattttgATCTTTCTAGGTaaagacacatcatggcatctgagtatctttccAATGCCTTCATATCTCCTCTGtcaaatgctagtctgtggctTGACTGTTGGTTCATTTACTGTAGATAGtcgatcttaaaaggcagaagctatacaCAGTATCTTCCTtttcaattctaaggctggttgttgtacctgttctCATAAGTTTgggtttatatattttatcttagtcccagtttttcactgtgtttcttgactttcattactagagctttcaGATCATTTGCATTGTGTGATGATTCACAACAGCCGTAATGGATGATAACTTAACATAGTCGATGCCAATGATGACtcatttgcttgcttgttctCCAGCATGCTATATGGTGTTGCCTGCCAACAGTGGTCTTCTGTCATCTAGATTTCTGCCAACTGAGAATAATTCATCTGATTCAAATGCTTGACCATAAAGAGTATGTCACAATAAAATGCTCAAGTATGCCTTGGGGCTCTTTCAGCTCTCATTATTGTAGATAGAAGTTTAGAGAAGGAACACTTTTGTGAAGCTGCCCTGAGATTTCTGGTAACTATACAAAGATATTCAAGATTCTGTATACCATGGAAACATGAGACTTCATTAGTATTATCGGAAGATAACAACTGCATTTTAAGGCAGTTTATGCTGCCTTTGGAATTTAGGATTAGTATAGAAAATAGGAAGCAACTGTTCATCTGTAATCCATGTAAGAATCAGAAATAGAGTGCAGAATGCTTTAAAATCTGCAGTTGATCTGCCCATGTTATTTGTAAAGTACGGTCATGACGTTTCACAAGCAATAGAGAGTTTATAAATTTGAGAGCATTAGAGGGAGTGAGAGTAATGGCAGAGGAATTCAGGGAAGAACCAGTCAGTGTGAGTCAGCATCATCTTGGCTTCTGTCAAAGAAATGCTAATGCATGCAGCCTGAATGGTGGCTGGCATcggtaagcatctcagacagtaAGAGTGTATGGTGATATAAAACATGCTAGCATGCTCACTGATGAAAACAATGCCATGCAGTCTTGAAAATGACAATGGCTGTAAAGTGAAATGGTGATAATATGTTGCAGTTTATATACTTTTAAACACCACGTATGGtcctaaatatttcatttttcttccagaaaCTAATCTGAAAAGATTTTGCTTTCCCGTTGTCAAATCTAATTGCCTCTGTTCTGGTTTGCAGCCAGAGGACAGTATCCTCATTTCTTGTGCAGGGAAGGCTGCCCTTCTCTTCTTCTCAATAACATCAGCTGACAGAAAATCGTAGCTCTTCCGTGATAGGTGATAGTTTTGGCAGATGGCTAGACCTGACATTTTAAGAACTTTAAATACCAGCTGTGAAATGTTGGAGGGCTGTGTGGTACAGAGCCTTCTTTACTACTAATCACCCATCCTCCCAAGTGCCTATCGGTGATTATTTGAGCTCCTGTTCAGCATGGTTTTAGTGGTGTTCCAGAACTGATTGGGCTTGCAGCTGACAGGTTCTGTGCAATGTTGATGCAGTACAGAAAACCTTTTCCTCTGGTTCAGCCTGATCAAACCTTGAGCAGCCTGAATAAGAACTGATTGATGCTGTTGACAGCTGTGCCATAATGAGGCAGGGAGAGATTGATCTCTACTGCTTTGCTGTGCAGTTCCAACCATCACCACCTTACTGGTCAGCCGTTATTTGGGCCAGCCCAGTTTTCTGAGTTAGGGATCAGCGCAAAGGCCAGATTAACGTAAGGGCTGAAGTTGGCGAGGAAGAAACCAATGATTCTCAGGCCAGATTGAATCTTTATGTAAATATGGAACAGATGTCTCCAGTTCTCTGGTGTCTCCAAAAGTCTGTTGACTTGAAAACGCCTAGGATTTAAACCATGGAGCTGATATCTAGATAGGGTTTGATTCCTCTGTAGGCAGATTATCTGCATATATAAGGCTACTTTCTGGTCTGCAGTAAAGCAACTTATTTACCCATGTCAAGTCTGTGATGCTTTTGATGTTACTGAATGTGGGGTTGAGTTTTGGGAAAGTTGATGTATTTATTGCTGTGATGAATATAAAGTCTAACAGATGGGCAAAGTCTGTTTTAAAAAGCCAGGCTCTCCTGCTGCCCAGACTAGAATGACCCTGAAAGATAGTGCCCAGAGAATGTAGGGGGCGGGGACATGATCTCACTCTTTAGTGATAATCTGACTGCAGCATTAATAGTATGGTCAATGAAGTGTGTCATACTGTACTGACAATAAAACTGCTGCTGTTTGTTGTCCGCTTGAGGAGAAAATCCTACTTTAACACTGG
This genomic interval carries:
- the BICD1 gene encoding protein bicaudal D homolog 1 isoform X10 → MAAEEVLETVDHYKSEIVRLTRELTETTHEKIQAAEYGLVVLEEKLTLKQQYDELEAEYDVLKQELEQLREVCSAAS